The following proteins are encoded in a genomic region of Coffea eugenioides isolate CCC68of chromosome 6, Ceug_1.0, whole genome shotgun sequence:
- the LOC113773667 gene encoding cysteine-rich receptor-like protein kinase 19, giving the protein MEDPSKFDPINRLSLNWEQRAQIIEGVTQGLLYLQEYSRLTVIHRDLKASNILLDDQMKPKISDFGIAKIFQKDKVEANTDRVVGTYGYVPPEYVREGIYSTKSDVFSFGVLLLQIISGRKNTCFYGPHSNINLLEYAYELWKNGEGKEFLDETLDDTHSSCKLMRCLQIALQCVQEDPNDRPNMLEISHMLRNENLDMKHPKRPAFSIKKDEGGDKPSTQSEGTGQVDTATITRLVAR; this is encoded by the exons ATGGAAGATCCATCTAAGTTTG ATCCAATCAACCGCTTGTCCCTCAACTGGGAACAACGTGCACAAATCATTGAGGGAGTGACTCAAGGGCTCTTGTATCTCCAAGAATACTCAAGACTAACAGTAATTCATAGGGACCTAAAAGCTAGCAATATTCTATTGGATGATCAAATGAAACCCAAAATATCAGATTTTGGAATTGCCAAAATATTCCAAAAGGACAAGGTTGAAGCAAACACCGATCGAGTAGTTGGCACCTA TGGTTATGTTCCACCTGAATATGTACGAGAAGGGATATATTCCACAAAATCGGATGTTTTCAGCTTTGGAGTTCTACTTCTTCAAATAATCAGTGGAAGAAAAAATACATGCTTTTATGGACCTCATTCAAATATAAACCTCCTAGAATAT GCATATGAGCTATGGAAAAATGGAGAAGGCAAAGAGTTTCTAGATGAAACACTGGATGACACACATTCATCTTGCAAACTAATGAGATGCCTTCAAATTGCTCTTCAGTGTGTTCAAGAAGATCCAAATGATAGACCTAACATGCTAGAAATTTCTCATATGCTTAGGAACGAGAATTTGGATATGAAGCATCCAAAAAGACCAGCCTTCTCTATTAAAAAAGACGAAGGTGGAGATAAGCCCTCCACACAGTCAGAAGGAACAGGACAAGTTGATACTGCAACCATCACAAGACTAGTTGCTCGATGA
- the LOC113775278 gene encoding probable LRR receptor-like serine/threonine-protein kinase At2g24230 — MGFSFFSSFFILTLFFRPLVCQQPNTDESFVSDFLQKMGLNSSDIYNFSAPFCSWPGVFCAANEENVVKLVASGWGLSGVIPDSTIGKLVKLESLDLSNNKITGLPSDFWSLGSLKSLNLSFNYLSGDLPSNIGNFGQLEILDLSSNQFSGSIPEAISSLGSLRVLKLDRNGFEFSMPLGILQCRSLVSLDLSGNKFNGSLRDGFGASFPKLRYLNIAGNGFTGKESDFLGLTSITYLNISGNYFQGSVVGLFEGPLEVLDLSRNQFQGHISQVNSISSFSLSRLVYVDLSENQLSGEFFNDLNEAQNLRHLNLAHNRFSKEQLLHIGMLSGLEYLNLSASNLIGEMPGEISMLSNLKTLDLSRNHLSGHIPLLSIQKLQVLDLSYNNISGDIPMKLIDKLPWMERFNFSYNNLTLCASEFSPETLNSAFIGSLNSCPIAANPDLFKRRTQKHRGLKLAVVLTISMVFLLLGLLFLAFGCRRKTRMWEVKQNSYKEEQNISGPFSFQTDSTTWVADVKQATSVPVVIFEKPLLNFTFADLLSATSHFDRGTLLAEGKFGPVYRGFLSGGIHVAVKVLVHGSTMTDQEAARELEYLGRIKHPNLVPLTGYCLAGEQRIAIYDYMENGNLQNLLHDLPLGVQATEDWSTDTWEEDDNNSIQNIGSEGLLTTWRFRYKIALGTARALAFLHHGCSPPIIHRDVKASSVYLDLNLEPRLSDFGLAKIFGNGLEDEIARGSAGYVPPEFLDPQIGSPKNPTPKSDVYGFGVILFELITGKKPVDDDYPDEKEATLVSWVRGLVRKNVGSRAIDPKIHGTGLETQMVEALKIGYLCTADLPSKRPSMQQVVGLLKDIEPVS, encoded by the coding sequence ATgggttttagtttttttagctCTTTTTTTATTCTAACACTGTTCTTCAGGCCTTTGGTTTGTCAGCAACCCAATACAGATGAATCCTTTGTCTCTGATTTCTTGCAGAAAATGGGTTTAAATTCTTCCGATATCTACAACTTTTCTGCCCCCTTTTGTTCATGGCCTGGTGTCTTTTGTGCTGCCAATGAAGAAAATGTTGTCAAGTTGGTAGCTTCAGGGTGGGGTCTTTCGGGTGTAATCCCTGATTCTACCATTGGCAAACTTGTAAAGCTTGAATCTTTGGATCTGAGCAATAATAAAATCACTGGTTTGCCTTCTGATTTTTGGAGTTTAGGTTCACTCAAGAGCCTTAATCTTTCATTTAACTATCTTTCAGGGGACCTTCCTAGCAACATTGGTAATTTTGGCCAACTTGAAATCTTGGACCTTTCTTCTAACCAATTTTCTGGCAGTATCCCTGAAGCTATAAGCTCCCTTGGAAGCTTACGAGTTCTAAAACTCGACCGAAATGGGTTTGAGTTTAGCATGCCTCTGGGGATCCTGCAATGCCGTTCTTTGGTTTCGCTTGATCTTTCGGGGAACAAGTTCAATGGTTCTCTTCGTGATGGTTTTGGTGCTTCATTTCCAAAGTTGAGATATTTGAACATTGCTGGAAATGGCTTCACTGGAAAAGAATCAGATTTTTTGGGGCTGACATCAATTACCTATCTCAATATTTCAGGAAACTATTTTCAAGGTTCAGTTGTTGGTCTTTTTGAGGGGCCATTGGAAGTGCTTGATTTGAGCAGAAATCAGTTTCAAGGTCACATTTCTCAGGTAAATTCTATCTCCAGTTTCAGCTTGTCTCGCTTGGTTTATGTGGATTTATCTGAGAATCAGCTTAGTGGAGAGTTTTTCAACGACTTAAATGAAGCTCAGAATCTCAGACACCTTAATCTTGCACACAACAGATTTTCCAAAGAACAGTTGCTGCACATTGGTATGCTTTCTGGTTTAGAGTATCTGAATTTGTCTGCAAGTAATTTGATTGGCGAAATGCCTGGTGAAATTTCGATGTTGAGTAATCTGAAGACACTTGATCTCTCTAGGAACCATCTTAGTGGCCATATTCCTCTTTTAAGCATCCAAAAACTCCAAGTACTAGATCTTTCCTATAACAATATAAGTGGTGACATCCCAATGAAGCTCATAGACAAGCTACCATGGATGGAGAGGTTTAATTTCTCTTACAACAACCTTACCCTTTGTGCCTCAGAATTCTCCCCTGAAACCCTCAATTCAGCTTTCATCGGCTCATTGAACAGCTGTCCAATTGCCGCAAATCCTGATCTTTTCAAGAGAAGAACTCAAAAGCATCGGGGCCTCAAGCTTGCCGTGGTGTTAACCATCTCCATGGTCTTTTTGCTTTTGGGATTGCTGTTTTTAGCCTTTGGTTGTCGAAGGAAAACCAGAATGTGGGAAGTGAAACAGAATTCTTACAAAGAAGAACAGAATATATCTGGCCCCTTTTCATTCCAGACGGATTCAACCACTTGGGTTGCCGATGTTAAGCAAGCAACATCTGTCCCAGTAGTTATATTTGAAAAGCCTCTGTTGAATTTCACATTTGCAGACCTCTTGTCTGCAACTTCTCATTTTGACCGTGGCACATTGTTGGCTGAAGGTAAGTTTGGACCAGTGTATAGAGGATTCTTGTCTGGTGGGATTCATGTAGCTGTCAAAGTTTTGGTTCATGGATCGACCATGACTGACCAAGAAGCTGCTAGAGAGCTTGAGTATCTTGGTCGAATAAAACATCCCAATCTTGTCCCATTGACTGGATACTGCTTGGCTGGAGAGCAAAGGATTGCTATATATGACTATATGGAGAATGGAAACTTGCAAAATTTGCTTCATGACCTCCCACTGGGGGTTCAAGCTACAGAAGACTGGAGCACAGACACGTGGGAAGAAGATGATAACAATTCCATTCAAAACATTGGCTCCGAAGGATTGTTAACAACTTGGAGATTTAGGTACAAAATTGCACTTGGCACAGCGCGTGCGCTGGCATTTCTCCACCATGGCTGTTCTCCTCCTATTATACATCGAGATGTCAAAGCAAGCAGTGTCTATCTTGATCTGAATTTGGAACCAAGATTATCTGATTTCGGACTTGCTAAAATTTTTGGCAATGGTCTGGAGGATGAGATTGCTCGTGGGTCTGCAGGATATGTGCCGCCAGAATTTCTTGACCCACAGATTGGATCCCCTAAGAATCCAACACCTAAGTCTGATGTCTATGGATTTGGAGTCATTCTTTTTGAGCTGATCACTGGGAAAAAGCCTGTAGACGATGATTATCCAGATGAAAAGGAAGCAACTTTAGTTAGTTGGGTGAGAGGATTAGTGAGGAAGAATGTAGGGTCAAGAGCTATTGATCCAAAAATCCATGGTACTGGACTAGAGACTCAAATGGTGGAAGCTCTGAAGATTGGATATTTGTGCACTGCTGACCTTCCCTCAAAGCGACCAAGTATGCAACAAGTAGTAGGGCTCCTGAAGGACATTGAACCTGTTTCATAG
- the LOC113775572 gene encoding ubiquitin carboxyl-terminal hydrolase 23: MMAAETMINSLSVRSVEDPEKESVTTSDASNSNAALFHRRIEFRLARKSFNGFNDGGNSGNGFKLVTLNPRNSNASLKSESHKTWSGYGKASSESSLENHSGLDPELSFTITFRRIGAGLQNLGNTCFLNSVLQCLTYTEPLAAYLQSGRHKISCHIAGFCALCAIQKHVNRALESTGTVLAPKDLVSNLRCISRNFRNARQEDAHEYMVNLLESMHKCCLPSGVPSESPSAYEKSLVHKIFGGRLRSQVKCMQCSFCSNKFDPFLDLSLEIVKADSLYKALAYFTAKEQLDGGERQYQCQQCKQKVKALKQLTVYKAPNVLAIHLKRFGSHMPGQKIDRKVEFGPSLDLKPFVTGPYDGELKYTLYGVLVHAGWNTHSGHYYCFVRTSSGMWYSLDDNQVVQVSERRVLEQKAYMLFYVRDGMYSTPKKVVDAVHKESMVINTFGRKTHPNFHQGSKENIPNGAVGGKLNDSFSTIAAQKDVVNPNIISQNQMKKDPAQKINGPTAPEESCLKKDRPAANLLKVPPMDGLSRSNINGGDCLVQSLPSSKGSDGFVNLGNSSNSGSSSGIELTTAIVKQEDINGSQSSAGKNETDSAVIPTNGNIKVSAGKDLSNAVDRPPNGNVLHRPPQDTCVSLETNAGKVGCFPDNTGVAEVGVRKARDSKDLARRKSAPKHLLCEKSLNDRLHLVKRKPLKLVVTTKHLSRNIILGAALGRRKKKNRAKHCCPKKLDGNRILSDLGPSTSEDCKTISCSAYPPRRLRSSADEKDKVLGLKSPSNNGELLRVVKVVPRRDEVGQHEKVPLTEAQPSKSYYSTSGRELSDNGKSCGSAHKKGEKVENGLIQIPARGLEETTVARWDGVESSEDILESRGAENLRIGYVGDEWDEEYDKGKRKKVRSSKLTFDGINPFQEIATHKAKSKKAKLDRCSSANQPFRI, from the exons ATGATGGCGGCGGAGACGATGATAAATTCTTTGTCGGTCAGGTCAGTTGAGGATCCGGAAAAGGAGTCGGTTACAACGTCAGATGCTTCGAATTCGAATGCGGCGTTGTTTCATCGGAGAATTGAATTTCGTTTGGCGAGAAAGTCGTTCAATGGGTTCAATGATGGAGGAAACAGTGGAAATGGGTTTAAGCTGGTGACCTTAAACCCGCGTAATTCGAATGCCAGTTTAAAATCGGAGTCCCACAAAACTTGGTCCGGGTACGGGAAGGCCTCCTCCGAGTCTTCCTTGGAGAATCATAGTGGGTTGGATCCGGAGCTTAGCTTTACAATCACTTTCAGGAGAATT GGTGCTGGCTTGCAAAATCTTGGAAATACTTGTTTTCTCAATTCTGTATTACAGTGTCTGACATACACTGAGCCCTTGGCAGCTTATTTACAAAGTGGTCGGCATAAAATATCCT GCCATATTGCTGGGTTTTGTGCTTTATGTGCCATTCAGAAACATGTGAACCGAGCTCTGGAATCGACAGGAACGGTATTGGCTCCGAAAGATCTTGTATCAAACTTGCGGT GCATATCTCGGAACTTTAGAAATGCTAGACAAGAGGATGCTCATGAGTACATGGTCAATTTATTAGAATCGATGCACAAATGCTGCTTGCCTTCGGGAGTGCCGAGCGAGTCACCCAGTGCTTACGAGAAAAGTTTGGTCCATAAGATATTTGGTGGTCGCCTTCGTAGTCAG GTGAAATGCATGCAGTGTTCGTTTTGCTCAAACAAGTTTGATCCATTCTTGGATTTAAGTCTTGAGATAGTGAAGGCAGACTCATTATACAAGGCACTAGCTTATTTTACTGCCAAAGAGCAGTTAGATGGAGGGGAGAGGCAATATCAGTGCCAACAATGCAAGCAAAAAGTCAAGGCTCTTAAGCAGCTGACTGTTTACAAGGCACCCAATGTCCTTGCAATCCACTTGAAGCGTTTTGGTTCTCATATGCCTGGCCAGAAGATTGACAGAAAAGTTGAGTTTGGCCCTTCATTGGACTTGAAACCTTTTGTGACTGGTCCATAT GATGGGGAATTGAAATATACTCTCTATGGTGTTCTGGTTCATGCTGGTTGGAACACTCATTCTGGTCATTACTACTGCTTTGTTCGGACATCAAGTGGCATGTGGTACTCTCTTGATGACAACCAG GTTGTTCAAGTTAGTGAGAGGAGGGTTTTGGAGCAGAAGGCTTATATGTTGTTTTATGTTCGAGATGGAATGTATTCCACACCTAAGAAAGTTGTCGATGCAGTACATAAAGAAAGTATGGTTATAAATACATTTGGAAGGAAAACGCATCCTAATTTTCATCAAGGATCGAAGGAAAATATCCCGAACGGAGCAGTTGGGGGAAAGTTGAATGATTCCTTTTCTACTATTGCTGCTCAGAAAGATGTAGTGAATCCTAACATCATAAGccaaaatcaaatgaaaaagGATCCTGCTCAGAAAATTAATGGCCCAACAGCTCCTGAAGAATCATGCTTAAAGAAAGACCGTCCTGCCGCAAATTTACTGAAGGTGCCACCTATGGATGGCCTTTCCAGATCAAATATAAATGGTGGAGATTGCTTGGTGCAATCACTTCCATCTTCTAAGGGATCTGATGGCTTTGTTAATCTTGGGAATTCTAGTAACTCGGGCAGTAGCAGTGGCATAGAACTGACTACTGCTATTGTTAAGCAAGAAGACATCAATGGCTCCCAAAGTTCTGCTGGAAAGAACGAGACTGATTCTGCGGTCATACCAACTAATGGAAATATTAAAGTGAGCGCTGGTAAAGATCTCAGTAACGCAGTTGACAGACCACCTAATGGCAATGTCCTCCATAGACCTCCTCAAGATACATGTGTTTCTTTGGAGACTAATGCTGGAAAG GTTGGATGTTTCCCTGACAATACTGGTGTAGCTGAGGTAGGTGTTCGAAAGGCTCGTGATAGCAAAGATCTAGCACGCAGAAAATCAGCACCAAAACACTTGCTTTGCGAAAAGTCCCTTAATGACAGGCTGCATTTAGTAAAGAGGAAGCCTTTGAAGCTTGTTGTTACAACCAAGCATCTTAGCAGAAACATCATTTTAGGAGCAGCCTTGGGacggagaaagaagaaaaacaggGCCAAACATTGTTGCCCAAAAAAACTGGATGGGAATCGTATCCTGTCAGATCTCGGGCCATCTACTTCTGAGGACTGCAAAACTATAAGCTGTTCAGCTTACCCTCCTAGGAGGCTCAGATCTAGTGCAGATGAGAAAGATAAGGTTCTAGGTTTGAAGAGTCCTTCAAACAATGGTGAACTTCTAAGGGTTGTGAAGGTCGTCCCACGTAGGGATGAAGTTGGTCAACATGAGAAAGTTCCCTTGACAGAAGCACAACCAAGCAAGAGTTATTATTCCACATCGGGCAGAGAGTTATCAGATAATGGAAAATCATGTGGCTCCGCACACAAGAAAGGTGAAAAGGTGGAGAATGGTTTGATACAGATTCCTGCTAGAGGTTTGGAAGAGACAACTG TTGCACGTTGGGATGGTGTTGAAAGTTCTGAAGATATTCTAGAATCCAGAGGCGCTGAAAATCTTAGAATTGGTTATGTTGGGGATGAGTG GGATGAGGAATACGACaagggaaaaaggaagaagGTTAGAAGCTCCAAGCTCACATTTGATGGAATCAATCCTTTCCAAGAAATTGCGACGCACAAGGCAAAATCAAAGAAAGCAAAGTTGGACCGATGCAGCTCTGCAAACCAACCATTCAGGATATGA
- the LOC113773668 gene encoding pentatricopeptide repeat-containing protein At4g04370: MPPPPLQLPPSATATAATKSFNSKLNRLSSLGESHQVLRTYISMLKSNVAPDPFTYSSLLKACTALNLQSQGLCFHQHVIVNGFSSDPYIATSLITLYSKLGHISSARKVFDAMPVRDIVPWTAIIGSYSRAGDIDSAFFMYNKMQYEGIKPSAVTVLNMLSGISESDQLKCLHPSVVKCGLEFNVALINGMLNVYGKCGRVEDARNLFELINDKDLVSWNSLISVYASVGYMREILELLDRMRISGMEPDQQTFTSLIPTIAKEDNIRLGKAVHGQILSAGLGSSAHVETALMGMYLKQGNVNDAHRIFDTAKEKDVVMWTTMISGLVQNERADTALEVFRLMLISGAMPSSATLASAIAACAQLVSYKLGTSLHGYIMRQNIAVDVPFQNALVTMYAKCGYLDQSFVVFQMMQKRDVVSWNAIVAANAQNGKLREAFCLFNEMRTALIKPDSVSVVCLLQACASIGAYQQGKWIHTFVIRSCLGPCIRIDTALVDMYCKCGNLAIARKCFDNMPRHDIVSWSTIIAGYGSHGQGETALEMYSRCLRDGFKPNHTIFLSILYACSHNGLIDQGIRLFESMINDFRIEPEFEHNGCIVDLLCRAGRVEDAYDFYKKMFPEPMADVLGIILDACRTKRKTELADTVAKEISLLKPVDPGKYVQLAHSYASMADWDGVGEAWGQMKSLGLKKVPGWSFIELHGTIMTFFRGHVYHPQYDDVVLVTNNLSKEIRELLLSPNHEDFMVEVT, encoded by the coding sequence ATGCCACCGCCACCCCTACAACTTCCACCCTCCGCCACGGCAACTGCAGCTACCAAGTCATTTAACTCGAAACTAAACCGGCTTTCCTCACTAGGAGAATCCCACCAAGTTCTCCGGACTTATATTTCAATGCTGAAATCCAATGTTGCTCCAGACCCCTTTACTTATTCCAGTCTCCTTAAAGCCTGCACTGCGCTTAACCTTCAATCTCAAGGACTCTGTTTCCACCAACATGTTATCGTTAATGGGTTCTCTTCAGATCCTTATATTGCAACTTCTTTGATAACTTTATATTCAAAATTAGGACATATTAGCAGTGCTCGAAAAGTGTTTGATGCAATGCCTGTGAGAGATATTGTTCCGTGGACTGCTATCATCGGGAGTTATTCACGAGCTGGTGATATTGATTCTGCGTTCTTTATGTATAATAAAATGCAATATGAAGGAATAAAACCCAGCGCTGTTACTGTTCTAAATATGCTTTCTGGGATTTCAGAGAGTGATCAGCTGAAATGTTTACATCCTTCAGTGGTGAAGTGTGGACTTGAGTTTAACGTAGCTTTGATCAATGGCATGTTGAACGTGTATGGGAAATGTGGAAGAGTAGAAGATGctagaaacttgtttgaattaataaATGACAAAGATCTTGTTTCATGGAATTCTTTGATTTCAGTTTATGCTTCAGTTGGGTATATGAGAGAGATTTTAGAGCTTTTAGATAGGATGAGAATTTCTGGTATGGAACCTGATCAACAGACTTTTACATCATTGATTCCTACAATTGCTAAAGAGGATAATATCAGATTGGGAAAAGCAGTACATGGACAGATACTCTCTGCTGGTCTTGGATCAAGTGCCCATGTTGAAACCGCATTGATGGGAATGTATCTGAAACAGGGCAACGTGAACGATGCACACAGAATTTTTGAcacagcaaaagaaaaggatgTGGTTATGTGGACAACAATGATATCAGGGCTTGTACAGAATGAGCGTGCTGATACAGCATTGGAAGTCTTTAGGCTGATGTTAATTTCTGGAGCGATGCCATCCAGTGCTACATTGGCGAGTGCTATTGCAGCTTGTGCTCAGTTGGTGTCATATAAACTAGGGACTTCACTTCATGGCTATATCATGAGGCAAAATATAGCTGTTGATGTTCCTTTCCAAAATGCACTTGTTACTATGTATGCGAAGTGTGGCTACCTAGATCAAAGTTTTGTGGTTTTTCAGATGATGCAGAAAAGAGATGTTGTATCCTGGAATGCAATTGTTGCTGCTAATGCTCAAAATGGGAAATTAAGAGAAGCTTTCTGTTTGTTTAATGAAATGAGAACAGCTCTTATAAAGCCTGATTCAGTCAGTGTTGTCTGTCTTCTTCAAGCTTGTGCTTCTATAGGGGCATACCAGCAAGGGAAGTGGATTCACACCTTTGTCATTAGAAGCTGTCTTGGACCATGCATTAGGATTGACACAGCTTTGGTTGATATGTATTGTAAATGCGGTAACTTGGCTATTGCTAGGAAGTGTTTTGATAACATGCCACGGCATGACATAGTTTCGTGGAGTACAATTATTGCGGGTTATGGTAGTCATGGCCAAGGAGAAACTGCTTTGGAGATGTACTCAAGGTGTCTGCGAGATGGGTTCAAGCCAAACCATACTATTTTCTTATCCATTCTCTATGCCTGCAGCCATAATGGGCTTATTGACCAGGGAATAAGGTTGTTTGAGTCTATGATAAATGATTTCCGGATTGAACCTGAATTTGAGCACAATGGGTGCATTGTTGATCTCCTTTGCCGAGCAGGTAGGGTAGAAGATGCATATGACTTTTATAAGAAAATGTTTCCTGAACCAATGGCTGATGTTTTGGGCATTATACTTGATGCATGTCGAACAAAAAGAAAGACGGAGCTTGCTGATACTGTTGCAAAAGAAATTTCACTTCTGAAGCCTGTAGATCCTGGAAAGTATGTGCAATTGGCACACAGCTATGCTTCAATGGCCGATTGGGATGGTGTAGGTGAAGCTTGGGGCCAGATGAAATCTCTTGGTTTGAAAAAGGTTCCAGGTTGGAGTTTCATTGAATTGCATGGAACAATCATGACATTTTTCAGAGGCCACGTTTATCATCCCCAATATGATGATGTAGTGTTGGTTACAAACAATTTGAGCAAGGAAATCAGAGAACTATTATTAAGTCCAAACCATGAAGACTTCATGGTAGAAGTTACATAA